A DNA window from Desulfovibrio oxyclinae DSM 11498 contains the following coding sequences:
- a CDS encoding sodium-dependent transporter, whose product MAAPHCDREGFATKLGVLTATLGSAVGLGNIWKFPYMTGEHGGAAFLLIYILATLLVGLPVMISEILLGRYARSNAISTWRKVARSKAWMLVGASGVVAAFAIMAFYTDVAGWVFNYVIKASMGDLNTTDPAVAEGVFGAMVSNPWSSLAFQWGVLALVSTIIIGGVTKGIEKTTKTLMPILFVMLVVVCIRSLTLPKAGEGLAFLFSPDFSKITGEAVLMALGLAFFKLSIGMGTMMTYGSYFRQDANVPLVATRVMLADLTVSLLAGIAIFPAVFNYGFEAAAGPGLLFMTIPAVFSSMPMGQLFMVVFFVLTAIATIGAMLSLFEVPVAFFTETLKDCSRRKATILVAIGLGLCGVPATLSFGPMADVKIFGLNFFDFYDQLSSNILMPAGGLMICLFAGWLFGQEKVKECLSNNNSLHNGAVISLFLLIVRYVSPLLVLLVMLNGLGLLDLFG is encoded by the coding sequence ATGGCAGCTCCACATTGCGACCGGGAAGGGTTTGCAACAAAGTTGGGAGTCCTGACGGCGACGCTCGGTTCCGCGGTCGGTCTGGGCAATATCTGGAAATTTCCCTATATGACGGGCGAGCACGGCGGCGCGGCTTTCCTGCTTATCTACATTCTGGCGACCCTGCTCGTGGGGCTGCCGGTCATGATCTCGGAAATATTGCTGGGGCGTTATGCCCGCAGCAACGCCATCAGCACATGGCGCAAAGTTGCCCGCAGCAAGGCCTGGATGCTGGTCGGCGCTTCGGGCGTGGTGGCCGCGTTTGCGATCATGGCGTTCTACACGGACGTCGCGGGCTGGGTGTTCAACTATGTCATCAAAGCCTCGATGGGCGACCTGAACACCACCGATCCGGCCGTGGCCGAGGGCGTGTTCGGTGCCATGGTTTCCAACCCGTGGTCCTCGCTGGCGTTCCAGTGGGGCGTGCTGGCGCTTGTGAGCACCATCATCATCGGCGGCGTGACCAAGGGCATCGAGAAAACCACCAAGACGCTGATGCCCATCCTTTTCGTGATGCTGGTGGTGGTCTGCATCCGTTCCCTGACGTTGCCCAAGGCGGGCGAGGGGCTGGCGTTCCTGTTCTCTCCCGACTTTTCCAAGATCACCGGCGAAGCCGTCCTCATGGCGCTGGGGCTGGCCTTCTTCAAGCTTTCCATCGGCATGGGCACCATGATGACCTATGGCTCCTATTTCCGTCAGGACGCCAATGTGCCTCTGGTCGCCACGCGCGTCATGCTGGCCGACCTGACGGTCTCTCTGCTGGCGGGTATCGCCATTTTCCCGGCGGTGTTCAACTACGGATTCGAGGCCGCTGCCGGACCGGGCCTGCTGTTCATGACCATCCCGGCCGTGTTCAGCTCCATGCCCATGGGGCAGTTGTTCATGGTGGTGTTCTTCGTGCTGACAGCCATCGCCACCATCGGCGCCATGCTGTCGCTTTTCGAGGTTCCGGTTGCCTTCTTCACGGAAACGCTTAAGGACTGCTCACGCCGAAAGGCGACCATCCTCGTGGCCATCGGCCTCGGCCTGTGTGGGGTGCCGGCAACGCTTTCCTTCGGCCCCATGGCCGACGTGAAGATTTTCGGTCTGAACTTCTTCGACTTCTACGACCAGCTCTCTTCCAACATCCTCATGCCCGCAGGCGGTCTGATGATTTGCCTGTTCGCCGGGTGGCTGTTCGGACAGGAGAAGGTCAAGGAGTGCCTGTCCAACAACAACTCCCTGCACAACGGCGCAGTCATTTCGCTGTTCCTGCTCATCGTGCGCTACGTGTCGCCGCTGCTGGTGCTGTTGGTCATGCTCAACGGTCTCGGCCTGCTGGATCTCTTCGGCTAG
- the rffA gene encoding dTDP-4-amino-4,6-dideoxygalactose transaminase — translation MIPFNKPFIVGKELYNIACAVVQNGHLAGDGPYTKQCHELLGKMLGCKSVLLTHSCTGALEMAAILADVGPGDEVIMPSFTFVTTANAFVLRGATPVFVDIRPDTLNIDESLIEQAVTERTKAIVPVHYGGRACNMKAIMDIAERHDLIVIEDAAQSLMSFDGDRPLGTIGHFGCLSFHETKNVISGEGGALIINDDRFLDRAEIIREKGTNRSQFFRGQVDKYTWVDIGSSYLPSELTAAFLHAQLENAEAIDAKRRELFQVYSEELADLADRGAIVAPDADACHECNGHLYFIILKSLEERTELIRFLAEREIKAVFHYVPLHSSPAGQRYGRAFGDLNVTDQVSDTLLRLPLYYDMEKDDVREVAAAIRDFFA, via the coding sequence ATGATACCATTCAATAAGCCGTTCATCGTCGGCAAGGAATTGTACAACATCGCCTGCGCCGTGGTGCAGAACGGCCATCTGGCCGGTGACGGTCCGTACACCAAGCAATGCCATGAACTGCTCGGCAAAATGCTGGGCTGCAAATCGGTGCTGCTCACCCACTCCTGCACCGGTGCCCTCGAAATGGCCGCCATCCTCGCGGACGTCGGCCCGGGCGACGAGGTCATCATGCCCTCTTTCACCTTCGTGACCACCGCAAACGCCTTTGTGCTGCGCGGGGCCACGCCGGTGTTCGTGGACATTCGCCCCGACACTCTGAACATCGACGAGAGCCTCATCGAGCAGGCCGTGACCGAGCGCACCAAGGCCATCGTGCCCGTGCACTATGGCGGCCGCGCCTGCAACATGAAGGCGATCATGGACATCGCCGAGCGGCACGACCTCATCGTGATCGAAGACGCGGCGCAGTCGCTCATGTCCTTTGACGGCGACCGCCCGCTCGGGACCATCGGCCACTTCGGCTGCCTGAGCTTTCACGAGACCAAAAATGTCATTTCCGGTGAAGGCGGTGCGCTGATCATCAACGACGACCGCTTCCTCGACCGCGCCGAGATCATCCGTGAGAAGGGGACCAACCGCAGTCAGTTCTTCCGAGGGCAGGTGGACAAGTACACGTGGGTGGACATCGGCTCGTCCTATCTCCCCAGTGAGCTGACCGCCGCGTTCCTGCACGCCCAGTTGGAGAACGCCGAAGCCATCGATGCCAAACGTCGGGAGCTGTTTCAGGTATACAGCGAAGAGCTGGCCGACCTCGCCGATCGCGGCGCCATAGTGGCCCCCGACGCCGACGCCTGCCACGAATGCAACGGGCACCTCTACTTCATCATTCTCAAAAGCCTCGAAGAACGAACCGAGCTGATACGCTTTCTGGCCGAACGTGAGATCAAGGCGGTCTTTCACTACGTGCCGCTGCATTCCTCGCCCGCAGGCCAACGCTACGGCAGAGCTTTTGGGGATCTGAACGTCACCGATCAGGTCAGCGACACGCTGCTGCGCCTGCCCCTGTATTACGACATGGAAAAGGACGACGTGCGCGAGGTGGCAGCCGCCATCCGCGATTTCTTCGCCTGA
- a CDS encoding glutamate synthase: MCRLFALTSRDPISPMLAVDALNVMKEGHDGSGVGLYLNGLGGPFEGLGDCPILSGIFTDEGLRRADEYVSAKGFKAKHSVLFTPESEPPPGTPKRGTYASIAFQPPADWKDLPEEEQGRQLVQMRLDLRAEGEKTGDMMAFSFWPDTIMIKEVGDPLAIGEYLQLGREEIHARHILAQGRQNTNYAINLYACHPFFIEGVGTMTNGENTAFIPIREYLQSRGITGYEGYQSDSEVFTHIAHYTVKRLGLDIRAYKHIITPLSNGEMEKHPDAAFLKELKRSCRKLIIDGPNCVIGCLPDGSMFMTQDRKKLRPGVVGGKDGIYGFSSEICGLDAAIPDRDRTKDFQPMHLDTAIVGPDCREVVTCSQNDPLPPRR, from the coding sequence ATGTGCCGCTTATTTGCACTCACCAGCCGTGATCCGATATCGCCCATGCTCGCCGTCGACGCTCTGAACGTCATGAAGGAGGGCCACGACGGCTCCGGCGTGGGGCTGTATCTCAACGGGCTGGGCGGCCCGTTCGAGGGGCTCGGCGACTGTCCGATCCTTTCAGGCATCTTCACCGACGAAGGGCTGCGGCGTGCCGACGAATATGTTTCCGCCAAGGGGTTCAAGGCCAAGCACAGCGTGCTGTTCACCCCCGAAAGCGAACCGCCCCCGGGAACGCCGAAACGTGGCACATACGCCTCCATCGCCTTCCAGCCCCCGGCGGATTGGAAGGATCTGCCAGAAGAAGAGCAGGGCAGGCAGCTGGTGCAGATGCGCCTGGACCTGCGCGCCGAGGGTGAAAAGACCGGCGACATGATGGCGTTTTCCTTCTGGCCGGACACCATTATGATAAAGGAAGTGGGTGATCCACTTGCCATTGGCGAATATCTCCAGCTCGGCCGCGAAGAGATTCACGCACGCCACATTCTGGCGCAGGGCAGGCAGAACACCAACTACGCCATCAACCTGTACGCATGCCATCCGTTTTTCATAGAGGGCGTGGGCACCATGACCAACGGCGAGAACACGGCCTTCATCCCCATCCGGGAATACCTGCAATCCCGCGGCATCACCGGCTATGAGGGGTATCAGTCCGACTCCGAAGTCTTCACCCACATCGCCCACTACACCGTGAAGCGACTCGGCTTGGACATCCGTGCCTACAAGCACATCATCACTCCCCTCAGCAACGGGGAGATGGAGAAGCACCCGGACGCCGCATTCCTGAAAGAACTCAAGCGCAGCTGCCGCAAGCTGATCATTGACGGTCCAAACTGCGTGATCGGCTGTCTGCCGGACGGCTCCATGTTCATGACCCAGGATCGCAAGAAACTGCGCCCCGGCGTGGTCGGCGGCAAAGACGGCATCTATGGTTTCTCCTCGGAAATATGCGGCCTCGACGCCGCCATTCCCGACCGCGACAGGACCAAGGACTTTCAACCCATGCATCTTGATACGGCGATCGTCGGCCCCGATTGCCGGGAGGTTGTCACATGCTCTCAGAACGACCCGTTACCCCCTCGACGTTAG
- a CDS encoding glutamate synthase-related protein: MLSERPVTPSTLGVKDLPWQIQWDKETCQQCGRCTSVCPVSAIELGVFRKREIKTPAGLRTKAHNEYSIYYGIRQRTDPAYACIGCSMCNMVCPNNAIRPERQFHSNTLQFHNNRGGQPRTRGGRRNADESLLNQIKFIRISMLTDPALDAGRHEFELRTLLGRVQSPEQSLKTFDEHGWKPPVREIYPLVIGAMSFGALSPNMWEGLQMGVAYLNEELGMPVRMCTGEGGCPPRLLRSRFLKYVILQIASGYFGWDEIIHAIPHMKEDPCAIEIKYGQGAKPGDGGLLMWYKVNKLIAAIRGVPEGVSLPSPPTHQTKYSIEEAVAKMIQSMSMAWGFRVPVYPKISASSTSLAVLNNLVRNPYAAGLAIDGEDGGTGAAYNVSMNHMGHPIASSVRDCYNALCKTGTQNEIPLVAGGGIGKTGNLAANAAAMIMLGSSVVQCGKYVMQAAAGCVGSEADRCNVCNIGVCPKGITSQDPRIYRRLDPEKVAERVVDFYLSFDTELKKIIAPLGRSTSLPIGMSDALGISDKDAAERLGIKYVV; encoded by the coding sequence ATGCTCTCAGAACGACCCGTTACCCCCTCGACGTTAGGCGTCAAGGATCTCCCCTGGCAGATCCAGTGGGACAAGGAAACCTGCCAGCAATGCGGCCGCTGCACCTCCGTGTGCCCGGTCAGCGCCATCGAACTCGGCGTATTCCGCAAGCGCGAGATCAAGACCCCGGCAGGGCTGCGCACCAAGGCGCACAATGAATACTCCATTTACTACGGCATTCGTCAGCGCACCGACCCGGCATATGCGTGCATCGGCTGCTCCATGTGCAACATGGTCTGCCCCAACAACGCCATCCGGCCCGAACGCCAGTTTCATTCCAACACCCTGCAGTTTCACAACAACAGGGGCGGACAGCCGCGCACCCGCGGTGGCCGCAGGAATGCCGACGAAAGCCTGCTGAACCAGATCAAGTTCATCCGCATCTCCATGCTCACCGACCCGGCGCTCGATGCCGGCCGTCACGAGTTCGAGCTGCGCACCCTGCTCGGCCGCGTGCAGTCGCCCGAGCAGTCCCTGAAGACGTTTGACGAGCACGGCTGGAAACCGCCGGTTCGCGAAATCTACCCGCTGGTGATCGGCGCCATGTCCTTTGGCGCGCTTTCCCCCAACATGTGGGAAGGGCTTCAGATGGGTGTGGCCTACCTCAACGAGGAGCTGGGCATGCCCGTGCGCATGTGCACCGGCGAGGGCGGCTGCCCGCCGCGCCTTTTGCGCTCGCGCTTTCTCAAGTATGTCATTCTCCAGATCGCCTCGGGCTACTTCGGATGGGACGAGATCATCCACGCCATCCCGCACATGAAAGAAGACCCCTGCGCCATCGAGATCAAATATGGACAGGGGGCCAAGCCCGGCGACGGCGGCCTGCTCATGTGGTACAAGGTCAACAAGCTCATCGCGGCCATCCGCGGCGTGCCCGAAGGTGTGAGCCTGCCCAGCCCGCCCACGCACCAGACCAAGTATTCCATCGAGGAAGCCGTGGCCAAGATGATCCAGTCTATGTCCATGGCCTGGGGATTCCGCGTACCCGTCTATCCCAAGATCTCGGCCTCCTCCACCTCGTTGGCGGTGCTGAACAACCTCGTACGCAACCCGTACGCCGCGGGCCTTGCCATCGACGGCGAAGACGGCGGCACCGGCGCGGCCTACAACGTGTCCATGAACCACATGGGGCACCCCATCGCCAGTAGCGTGCGCGACTGTTACAACGCGCTCTGCAAGACCGGCACCCAGAACGAGATTCCGCTCGTGGCCGGGGGCGGCATAGGCAAGACCGGCAACCTCGCCGCCAACGCCGCCGCCATGATAATGCTCGGCTCCAGCGTGGTGCAGTGCGGCAAGTACGTCATGCAGGCCGCCGCGGGCTGCGTCGGCTCCGAGGCCGACCGCTGCAACGTCTGCAACATCGGCGTGTGCCCCAAGGGCATCACCTCGCAGGATCCGCGTATCTATCGTCGCCTCGACCCCGAAAAGGTCGCCGAACGCGTGGTGGACTTCTACCTGAGCTTCGACACGGAACTGAAGAAGATCATCGCTCCGCTCGGACGCTCCACGTCCCTGCCCATCGGCATGTCGGACGCGCTCGGCATCAGCGACAAGGACGCCGCCGAACGCCTCGGCATCAAGTACGTGGTCTAG
- a CDS encoding FAD-dependent oxidoreductase has translation MATKSIRIEGRDNDTRVESRILEERIQQAVTDGARELTVEAFGQHGIGGRLWVSDKEPVNITVNGAPGQRLGSMGFGGTSIEVMGPVSDDVGWLNAGAEIVVHGHASNGACNAMAQGKVFIEGNIGARGMTMTKTNPRFDPPEMWVLGGSGDYFAEFMAGGTAVICGHEAQNPENVLGYRPCVGMVGGRIFVRGPHDGFSNADARLEPISDETWAWLTKNLENFLNKIGRAELLDELTRREDWQLIVAKTPYEKKGTARRSMSAFRADVWEDELGKGGLIGDLTDIDRSPIPLVVNGELRRFVPVWENAKYAAPCQSSCPTGMPVQERWRLVRDGLVDEAVDLALAYTPFPATVCGYLCPNLCMEGCTRQTKNMPAVDIQKIGREGVNSKVPELPPLSGKKVAVIGGGPGGLSVAWQIRMKGHEAVVFDMAETLGGKISSAIPNSRVPKEVVDAELGRVSKVLPHVHLQKKLDSDDFTALRDEYDFVVLAVGAQKPRIIPVPGHERIVPALTFLQEAKKKAIKPGKKVVIIGAGNVGCDVATEAAGLGAEDITLIDIQEPASFGKERKEAEEVGAKFKWPCFTKEVTEEGVLLQSGKLLPADTVIMSIGDQPDVEFLPENIALERGHVVVNDNYQTTDSKVFAIGDIVRPGLLTHAIGHGRRTAEVIDEMFQGKRPQTDTREMIDYSRMTLEYFDPRLTEFSNLQQCADECSSCGTCRDCGLCETVCPQAAISRKTLEGGGFEMVSDPEKCIGCSFCASACPCGIWNMVENTPIG, from the coding sequence ATGGCAACGAAAAGCATCAGAATAGAGGGCCGCGACAACGACACAAGGGTCGAATCGCGCATCCTTGAAGAGCGCATCCAGCAGGCCGTGACCGACGGTGCGCGCGAGCTGACCGTCGAAGCCTTCGGACAGCACGGCATCGGCGGCCGCCTCTGGGTCTCCGACAAGGAGCCCGTCAATATCACCGTCAACGGCGCCCCCGGCCAGCGACTCGGCTCCATGGGCTTCGGCGGCACTTCCATCGAAGTCATGGGCCCCGTCTCCGACGACGTGGGCTGGCTCAATGCCGGAGCCGAGATCGTCGTGCACGGCCACGCCTCCAACGGCGCATGTAACGCCATGGCGCAGGGCAAGGTGTTCATCGAAGGCAACATCGGCGCGCGCGGCATGACCATGACCAAGACCAACCCGCGCTTCGATCCGCCCGAAATGTGGGTCCTCGGGGGCTCCGGCGACTACTTCGCCGAGTTCATGGCCGGCGGCACCGCCGTCATCTGCGGCCATGAAGCCCAGAACCCCGAGAACGTCCTCGGTTACCGTCCCTGCGTGGGCATGGTCGGCGGGCGCATCTTCGTGCGCGGCCCGCACGACGGCTTCTCCAATGCCGACGCCCGTCTCGAACCCATCAGCGACGAGACCTGGGCCTGGCTCACCAAGAATCTCGAAAACTTCCTGAATAAAATCGGCCGTGCCGAACTGCTTGACGAACTCACCCGCCGTGAAGACTGGCAGCTCATCGTCGCCAAGACCCCGTACGAGAAGAAAGGCACGGCGCGGCGCTCCATGAGCGCATTCCGCGCCGATGTGTGGGAAGATGAGCTCGGAAAGGGCGGCCTCATCGGCGACCTGACCGACATCGACCGCAGCCCCATCCCCCTTGTGGTCAATGGGGAGCTGCGTCGCTTCGTGCCGGTCTGGGAGAACGCCAAATATGCGGCTCCCTGCCAGTCCAGCTGCCCCACCGGCATGCCCGTGCAGGAACGCTGGCGCCTCGTGCGCGACGGTCTTGTGGACGAAGCCGTGGACCTCGCGCTGGCCTATACGCCGTTCCCTGCAACGGTTTGCGGCTATCTCTGTCCCAACCTGTGCATGGAAGGCTGTACCCGCCAGACCAAGAACATGCCCGCCGTGGACATCCAGAAGATCGGCCGCGAGGGCGTCAACAGCAAGGTGCCCGAGCTTCCGCCGCTTTCCGGCAAGAAGGTCGCGGTCATCGGCGGCGGCCCCGGCGGCCTCTCCGTGGCGTGGCAGATTCGCATGAAGGGGCATGAAGCCGTGGTCTTCGACATGGCCGAGACCCTCGGCGGCAAGATATCCTCCGCGATTCCCAATAGCCGCGTGCCCAAGGAAGTGGTGGACGCCGAGCTCGGACGGGTCAGCAAGGTCCTGCCCCATGTCCATTTGCAGAAAAAGCTCGACAGCGACGATTTCACTGCCCTGCGCGACGAGTACGATTTCGTGGTGCTCGCCGTGGGAGCCCAGAAGCCGCGCATCATCCCGGTGCCCGGACACGAACGCATCGTCCCGGCTCTGACCTTCCTTCAGGAAGCCAAGAAGAAAGCCATCAAGCCCGGCAAGAAGGTCGTCATCATCGGCGCGGGCAACGTTGGCTGCGACGTCGCCACCGAAGCGGCAGGCCTCGGAGCTGAGGACATTACCCTCATCGACATTCAGGAACCCGCCTCCTTCGGCAAGGAACGCAAGGAAGCGGAAGAAGTCGGAGCCAAGTTCAAGTGGCCCTGCTTCACCAAGGAAGTCACCGAGGAAGGCGTCCTGCTCCAGTCCGGCAAGTTGCTGCCCGCCGATACGGTCATCATGTCCATCGGCGACCAGCCCGACGTGGAGTTCCTGCCCGAGAACATCGCTCTTGAGCGCGGACACGTGGTGGTCAATGACAACTACCAGACCACCGACTCCAAGGTCTTCGCCATCGGTGACATCGTCCGCCCGGGCCTGCTCACGCACGCCATCGGTCACGGACGCCGCACCGCCGAGGTCATCGACGAGATGTTCCAGGGCAAGCGTCCCCAGACCGATACCCGCGAGATGATCGACTATTCGCGCATGACCCTCGAATACTTCGACCCGCGACTCACTGAGTTCTCGAATCTGCAACAGTGCGCCGATGAGTGCTCCTCCTGCGGAACCTGCCGCGACTGCGGACTCTGCGAGACCGTCTGCCCGCAGGCCGCCATCTCCCGCAAGACGCTGGAAGGCGGCGGCTTCGAGATGGTTTCCGATCCGGAAAAATGCATTGGTTGCAGCTTTTGCGCCAGCGCCTGCCCCTGCGGCATCTGGAACATGGTCGAGAACACGCCTATCGGCTGA
- a CDS encoding ABC transporter ATP-binding protein → MQPAISLRNIVRTFSQGGDSAGPGIEVLKDISIDIGRGEFAALQGTSGSGKSTLLHIIGLLDRPTSGTYELMGRDTSGLDDDEQSDLRNRTLGFIFQSFYLIPYATALENVTLPGLYSGRPQTELHERAEYLLERVGLADRMSFRPNRLSGGQQQRVAMARALLNEPDVILADEPTGQLDSGTSAEIMNLFHDVHESGKTIVLVTHDEEVAKTAQRIIHLTDGRMD, encoded by the coding sequence ATGCAGCCCGCCATCAGTCTTCGCAACATAGTGCGCACCTTCTCGCAGGGCGGTGACAGCGCAGGCCCCGGCATCGAGGTGCTCAAGGACATTTCCATAGACATCGGCCGGGGCGAGTTTGCCGCCCTTCAGGGAACCTCCGGCTCCGGCAAGTCCACGCTGCTGCACATCATCGGCTTGCTGGACCGCCCAACCTCCGGCACCTATGAGCTTATGGGTCGCGACACCTCGGGGCTGGATGACGACGAGCAGTCCGATCTGCGCAATCGTACCCTCGGCTTCATATTTCAGAGCTTCTACCTGATACCCTATGCAACTGCGCTGGAAAACGTGACCCTGCCGGGACTCTACTCCGGCAGGCCGCAAACCGAGTTGCACGAACGGGCCGAATACCTGCTGGAACGCGTTGGACTCGCCGATCGCATGAGCTTTCGCCCCAATCGGCTCTCGGGCGGTCAGCAACAGCGCGTCGCCATGGCCCGAGCCCTGCTCAACGAACCCGATGTTATCCTCGCCGACGAACCCACCGGGCAGCTCGACTCCGGAACCAGCGCCGAAATCATGAACCTCTTTCACGACGTGCACGAAAGCGGCAAGACCATCGTCCTCGTCACCCACGACGAAGAAGTCGCCAAAACCGCACAGCGAATCATTCATCTCACCGACGGACGCATGGACTGA
- a CDS encoding efflux RND transporter periplasmic adaptor subunit, with product MKKYLIAGIALLLAVGGGIYWATSSGGDRIKIISTDTVTRGDVRKTLEATGIIKAQVGAMVKVGARSTGELVEVRVKVGDEVEKDELLAVVDDRELESQLREAQARYKLARARYDYARKNLPRRERLVKKNLEPQDTLDQALQDMKVSKYEMEAAQAKLETLRIQQSYTRIKSPIDGVVSQVAAQEGETIVSGLNVSNLVTVLAPEKLEMWIYVDETDVGRVVKDLPVEFSVDAYPDRVFIGSIDRVYPEPEIRDNIVYYRALVKVEPQEARLLRPEMTTQCRIIVETVENVLTIPNTALKWVGGKQRVFRVIPGQEQPEEMQPDLGLQGLERSEVLSGLEEGDEVATQLVLPKSPEDEEGM from the coding sequence ATGAAGAAATACCTCATCGCTGGGATTGCGCTGCTGCTGGCCGTCGGCGGCGGCATCTACTGGGCCACCTCCTCCGGCGGGGACCGGATCAAGATCATCAGCACCGATACCGTCACCCGGGGCGACGTGCGCAAGACGCTCGAAGCAACCGGCATCATCAAGGCGCAGGTAGGCGCCATGGTCAAAGTGGGAGCCCGCTCCACCGGCGAACTCGTGGAAGTGCGCGTCAAGGTTGGCGACGAGGTTGAAAAGGATGAACTGCTGGCAGTGGTGGACGACCGCGAACTGGAATCCCAGTTGCGGGAGGCACAAGCCCGCTACAAGCTCGCCAGAGCCAGGTATGACTACGCCCGCAAGAACCTTCCGCGTCGCGAACGGCTCGTGAAAAAGAACCTCGAACCACAGGACACGCTCGATCAGGCCCTGCAGGACATGAAGGTTTCCAAGTACGAAATGGAAGCGGCGCAGGCCAAGCTTGAAACCCTGCGTATTCAGCAGTCCTACACCCGCATCAAGAGCCCCATAGACGGCGTCGTGAGTCAGGTTGCCGCGCAGGAAGGGGAGACCATCGTCTCCGGCCTCAACGTGTCCAACCTCGTGACCGTTCTTGCCCCGGAAAAGCTGGAGATGTGGATCTACGTGGACGAAACCGACGTGGGACGCGTAGTCAAGGACCTGCCGGTGGAATTCTCCGTGGACGCCTATCCCGACAGGGTCTTCATTGGCAGTATCGACCGCGTCTACCCCGAGCCGGAAATTCGCGATAACATCGTCTACTATCGCGCGCTGGTGAAGGTGGAACCGCAGGAGGCACGCCTGCTTCGGCCTGAAATGACCACCCAGTGCCGCATCATCGTCGAAACCGTCGAGAACGTGCTTACCATCCCGAATACGGCCCTCAAATGGGTCGGCGGCAAGCAGCGCGTTTTCCGCGTGATTCCCGGACAGGAGCAACCGGAGGAAATGCAGCCAGACCTCGGCCTTCAGGGACTGGAACGCAGCGAAGTGCTCTCCGGCCTCGAAGAAGGAGATGAAGTGGCCACGCAGCTCGTGCTGCCGAAGAGCCCGGAAGACGAAGAGGGCATGTAG
- a CDS encoding YkgJ family cysteine cluster protein encodes MLSWCGFYRKLRAAILRRGVHVEGSCCACGRCCRKIVLMDHGRWLHRERDFERLKREESHYERFRITGRTDDGMLTFTCDLLGEDNLCSVHDTRPDLCKTYPAKLLYYRGGILLDDCGYRYVEWTFRDAWDSLLGRKRIFDNVLRRELDKQDENGTDS; translated from the coding sequence ATGCTGTCCTGGTGCGGCTTCTACAGAAAGCTGCGTGCCGCCATACTCCGCCGCGGGGTGCACGTGGAGGGCTCATGTTGCGCCTGCGGCCGCTGCTGCCGAAAGATCGTACTTATGGATCACGGCCGCTGGCTGCATCGCGAGCGCGATTTTGAACGGCTCAAGCGCGAGGAATCGCATTACGAGCGCTTTCGCATTACCGGTCGCACGGACGACGGGATGCTCACGTTCACCTGCGATCTGCTTGGCGAGGACAATCTGTGCTCCGTGCATGACACGAGGCCGGATTTGTGCAAGACCTATCCTGCAAAGCTGTTATACTATCGCGGCGGCATCCTGCTGGATGACTGCGGCTACCGCTACGTGGAGTGGACATTCCGCGACGCATGGGACAGCCTTCTGGGCAGGAAGCGAATCTTCGACAACGTGCTGCGGCGGGAACTGGACAAACAGGACGAGAACGGAACCGACTCATGA